A part of Roseofilum casamattae BLCC-M143 genomic DNA contains:
- a CDS encoding class I SAM-dependent methyltransferase: protein MTQVTNSSGFGLSNFSSEALETQLAAIALRFNRQYRGDTFEVPPEVEAMPIFQEWIGGGLTAKISSPFWEICKPKKGQKCLDIGCGVSFLIYPWRDWDAVFYGQEISREAQEALNARGPQLNSKLFNGVKLAPAHQLEYEKVEFDLAIATGWSCYFSLEYWEQVMRSVKSVLKPGGQFVFDLLNPEIELAENWAILETYLGADVTLESLSEWEKIMTRVGAKVVKRKAGDIFNLYSVKFP from the coding sequence ATGACCCAAGTAACAAATTCTTCTGGTTTTGGTTTAAGCAATTTCTCATCAGAAGCCCTCGAGACGCAACTGGCAGCAATTGCCCTGCGCTTTAATCGCCAATATCGCGGAGATACCTTCGAGGTGCCGCCAGAAGTGGAAGCCATGCCCATTTTTCAGGAGTGGATCGGAGGCGGATTAACCGCGAAAATTAGTTCGCCATTTTGGGAAATCTGCAAACCGAAAAAAGGACAAAAATGTCTGGATATCGGCTGTGGCGTTAGTTTTTTAATTTATCCTTGGCGCGACTGGGATGCGGTGTTCTACGGGCAAGAAATTAGTCGGGAAGCCCAAGAGGCTCTTAATGCGCGCGGTCCCCAGCTTAACTCCAAATTATTTAACGGAGTGAAGTTAGCTCCCGCTCATCAATTAGAGTATGAGAAAGTAGAATTCGATTTGGCGATCGCTACCGGATGGAGCTGTTATTTTTCCCTCGAGTATTGGGAACAGGTTATGCGATCGGTTAAATCCGTCCTCAAACCCGGCGGCCAGTTTGTTTTCGATCTGCTGAATCCCGAGATAGAACTCGCTGAAAATTGGGCAATCTTGGAAACTTATTTAGGTGCAGATGTTACCTTAGAATCATTATCGGAGTGGGAAAAAATTATGACTCGAGTTGGCGCCAAAGTCGTGAAGAGAAAGGCAGGAGATATTTTTAATCTGTATTCGGTGAAATTTCCCTAA
- a CDS encoding mannose-1-phosphate guanyltransferase has translation MRAVLMAGGSGTRLRPLTCELPKPMVPILNRPIAEHIVNLLKRHGIKEVVSTLYYLPDAIRNHFQDGREFGIQMTYAVEEDQPLGTAGCVKNIAELLDSSFLVISGDCITDFNLSAAIAFHHEKQAMATLVLTRVPNPLEFGVVIVEPDGRIVRFLEKPSTSEVFSDTVNTGIYILEPEVLDYLPAHEEADFSKDLFPQLLADRQPLYGYVAEGYWCDVGHLDAYREAQYSALAQRIDLEVAYEQRSPHLWIGENTYIDPTANIQPPVIIGSNCRIGSHVHIEPGTIIGDNVTIGAYATLKRPIIWNGAIIGDEAQLRACAIGRGTRIDRRARVLEGAIVGSMSSVGEEAQVSPQVRVWPNKKIEAGAVLNLNLIWGNLGRRNLFGQRGVSGLANIDITPELAVKLGAAYGSTLPPGSQVTVSRDQRRISRMITRSLIAGLMSVGVGVQNLENKAIPIVRTVIPTLGVEGGIHVRLHPERGSSVLIEFLDRKGINISKAREKKIEGCFFKEDMRRSLIHEIGNVTYASETLQIYMHAFEGHLNLKAIGNVSSKVVIDYAFAVSGAVLPQLLAKFGCDAVVLNASLNPKPLSASEQVDLQQQLGRVVVALNATMGVQVSSNGEKFVLIDETGTAISGEQLTTLMMKIILTAHPGGTVVVPVHASSAVEEIARRHQGRVRRSKANPAALMETCHANPHIVLGGSSDMGFIFPELHPGFDAMFATAKLMEMLKLQDISLGAMRSQLPPIAHEMETVRCPWTVKGSVMRYLVETHAPERLELIDGVKIFAEDGQHWVLILPDAGEALVDIIADGCDRAIVDALLQDYRQRVEKFIESQQTLDD, from the coding sequence ATGAGAGCAGTGCTGATGGCTGGTGGTTCCGGAACTCGACTGAGACCGCTAACCTGCGAGCTACCCAAACCCATGGTTCCCATTCTCAACCGGCCCATCGCCGAACATATCGTCAATCTGCTCAAGCGACACGGTATTAAAGAAGTTGTCAGCACTCTCTATTACTTGCCTGATGCCATACGCAACCATTTTCAGGACGGGCGCGAGTTCGGCATTCAGATGACCTATGCGGTGGAAGAAGACCAACCTCTGGGGACAGCGGGATGCGTGAAAAATATTGCCGAACTGCTGGACTCGTCGTTTTTGGTCATTAGCGGGGACTGCATCACCGACTTTAATTTAAGCGCGGCGATCGCCTTCCATCATGAAAAACAGGCCATGGCCACCCTAGTCCTCACCCGAGTACCCAACCCCCTCGAGTTTGGCGTCGTCATTGTCGAACCAGACGGTCGTATTGTCCGCTTTCTGGAAAAACCCTCCACCAGCGAAGTCTTCTCCGATACCGTCAATACCGGCATTTATATCCTCGAACCGGAAGTGTTGGACTATTTGCCCGCCCATGAAGAAGCAGATTTTTCTAAAGATTTATTTCCGCAACTTTTGGCCGATCGGCAGCCGCTCTACGGTTATGTGGCCGAGGGGTATTGGTGCGATGTCGGTCACCTGGATGCTTATCGGGAAGCCCAATACAGCGCCCTCGCCCAACGCATTGACCTAGAAGTGGCCTACGAACAGCGATCGCCCCATCTCTGGATTGGTGAAAATACTTACATCGACCCGACAGCAAACATCCAACCGCCGGTCATTATCGGCAGTAATTGTCGCATTGGCAGCCACGTGCATATCGAACCGGGAACGATTATTGGCGATAATGTGACGATTGGCGCGTATGCCACTTTAAAGCGGCCGATTATTTGGAATGGCGCGATTATTGGCGATGAGGCGCAACTGCGAGCCTGTGCCATCGGCCGGGGAACTCGGATCGATCGCCGGGCGCGGGTGTTGGAAGGGGCGATCGTCGGTTCGATGTCCAGCGTCGGGGAGGAAGCGCAGGTGTCTCCCCAGGTACGGGTGTGGCCGAATAAGAAAATTGAAGCGGGGGCAGTGCTCAATCTTAATCTGATTTGGGGCAATCTCGGCCGGCGCAATTTGTTCGGACAGCGCGGGGTGTCCGGACTGGCAAATATCGACATCACGCCAGAGCTGGCGGTGAAGTTAGGGGCGGCTTATGGTTCGACTCTACCTCCGGGGTCTCAGGTGACGGTTTCTCGAGACCAACGCCGGATTTCGCGGATGATTACGCGATCGCTCATTGCCGGGTTAATGTCCGTGGGAGTAGGGGTACAAAACCTGGAAAATAAAGCCATTCCCATCGTGCGCACCGTCATTCCCACCCTAGGAGTCGAAGGCGGCATTCACGTGCGCTTGCACCCGGAGCGCGGCAGCTCCGTGCTCATTGAGTTTCTCGATCGCAAGGGGATTAATATCTCGAAAGCGAGAGAGAAGAAAATTGAAGGTTGTTTCTTTAAGGAGGACATGCGGCGATCGCTGATTCACGAGATCGGAAATGTCACTTATGCTTCGGAAACCCTACAAATCTACATGCACGCCTTCGAGGGCCATCTGAACCTGAAAGCGATCGGCAATGTTTCCTCGAAAGTCGTCATTGACTATGCCTTTGCCGTCAGCGGTGCAGTGCTTCCCCAGCTGCTAGCCAAGTTTGGGTGCGACGCCGTGGTGCTCAATGCGAGCTTGAACCCCAAACCTCTCTCGGCATCCGAACAAGTGGATTTGCAGCAACAGTTGGGGCGAGTGGTAGTGGCATTAAATGCGACCATGGGCGTACAAGTTTCCTCCAATGGGGAAAAGTTTGTCTTAATCGACGAAACCGGAACTGCGATTTCTGGAGAACAGCTCACCACGTTGATGATGAAAATTATTTTAACCGCCCATCCTGGAGGAACCGTAGTTGTCCCCGTTCATGCCTCCAGTGCAGTAGAGGAAATTGCTCGCCGCCACCAAGGACGGGTGCGGCGAAGCAAAGCCAATCCAGCGGCGTTAATGGAAACCTGTCATGCCAATCCCCATATCGTGTTAGGAGGCAGCAGCGATATGGGGTTTATTTTCCCCGAACTCCATCCAGGATTCGATGCCATGTTTGCTACAGCGAAATTAATGGAAATGCTGAAATTACAGGATATTTCCTTGGGCGCCATGCGATCGCAACTGCCTCCCATTGCTCATGAAATGGAGACCGTGCGCTGTCCGTGGACGGTGAAAGGAAGTGTCATGCGCTACTTAGTTGAAACCCATGCGCCGGAACGGTTAGAGTTAATTGATGGGGTGAAGATTTTTGCTGAGGACGGACAGCATTGGGTGTTGATTTTGCCGGATGCGGGAGAAGCATTGGTTGATATTATTGCTGATGGGTGCGATCGCGCGATCGTCGATGCTCTCCTGCAAGACTATCGCCAGCGCGTTGAGAAGTTCATTGAGTCTCAACAAACCTTAGATGACTAA
- a CDS encoding 4-hydroxy-3-methylbut-2-enyl diphosphate reductase: MDTKAFSRRLKQSDNYHRRGFGHQEEVTELMNAAYQSQLIQQLRENNYTLTQGNVTIRLAESFGFCWGVERAVAMAYETREHFPTERIWITNEIIHNPGVNDRLRQMDVGFIPVEQEQKDFSVVDSGDVVILPAFGASVQEMQLLNDKGCKIVDTTCPWVSKVWNTVEKHKKKQYTSIIHGKYKHEETVATSSFAGTYLIVLNLAEAQYACDYILQGGDRDEFLEKFSRACSQGFDPDRDLTAVGIANQTTMLKSETEQIGKLFEHTMMKKYGPDKLQEHFHSFNTICDATQERQDAMLGLVEEPLDLIVVIGGFNSSNTTHLQEIAVEKNIPSYHIDSPERILPNNRIEHKPLHNPVEIAENWLPEGQIVVGVTSGASTPDKAVEEIVQNIFAQKS, encoded by the coding sequence ATGGATACAAAAGCATTCTCTCGCCGTCTCAAACAATCCGATAACTATCATCGCAGAGGGTTTGGCCATCAGGAAGAAGTAACTGAGTTGATGAATGCAGCCTATCAAAGCCAGCTCATTCAACAATTACGCGAGAATAACTATACCCTCACTCAAGGGAACGTGACGATCCGACTAGCGGAGTCATTTGGCTTTTGTTGGGGAGTTGAACGAGCCGTTGCCATGGCTTACGAAACTCGCGAACATTTCCCCACAGAGCGAATTTGGATTACTAACGAAATTATCCATAATCCGGGAGTAAACGATCGCTTGCGCCAGATGGATGTCGGCTTTATTCCTGTCGAGCAAGAGCAGAAAGACTTCTCTGTAGTGGACTCTGGCGATGTGGTCATTCTGCCTGCTTTTGGTGCCAGCGTACAAGAAATGCAACTGTTGAACGATAAAGGATGCAAAATCGTCGATACGACTTGTCCCTGGGTATCGAAAGTTTGGAATACCGTCGAGAAGCATAAGAAAAAACAATATACTTCTATTATTCACGGTAAGTACAAGCACGAAGAAACTGTCGCTACGAGTTCCTTTGCCGGCACTTATCTAATTGTGTTGAATTTAGCTGAAGCCCAGTATGCCTGCGACTATATTCTACAGGGCGGCGATCGCGATGAATTCCTAGAAAAATTCAGTCGTGCCTGCTCCCAAGGATTCGATCCCGACCGAGACTTAACCGCTGTCGGTATTGCCAATCAAACCACCATGCTCAAAAGCGAAACCGAACAAATTGGCAAACTATTCGAGCATACCATGATGAAAAAATACGGCCCCGACAAACTGCAAGAACACTTTCATAGTTTTAATACCATTTGCGATGCCACCCAAGAGCGGCAAGATGCCATGTTGGGGTTAGTCGAAGAACCCTTGGATTTAATCGTCGTCATTGGCGGATTTAACTCTTCCAATACTACCCACCTGCAAGAAATTGCCGTTGAAAAAAACATTCCCTCCTACCATATCGACAGTCCGGAGCGGATTTTACCGAACAATCGTATCGAACACAAACCCTTGCACAACCCCGTAGAAATTGCCGAGAATTGGTTGCCCGAAGGCCAAATCGTCGTTGGAGTCACCTCTGGTGCTTCCACTCCCGATAAAGCTGTAGAAGAGATCGTGCAAAACATATTTGCTCAGAAAAGCTAA
- a CDS encoding ammonium transporter codes for MNQMRRLFGRNVLGWMACIPIAAIIVAIWGVAAQAQEAGVEPGSPEYIQGVLNAIWILVAAVLVIFMNAGFGMLETGFCRQKNAVNILAKNLIVFAIATLIYWAFGFSLMFGQGNGFIGGGGWFLSSTDPATYGLDPFPAGLPISIFFLFQAAFAATAATIVSGAVAERIEFLAFIIFSVLLIGISYPISAHWVWGGGMLSEIGFLGGTGFYDFAGSTVVHSVGGWAALMGAYFLGSRLGKYEDGQARAIPGHNMSIATLGCLILWLGWFGFNPGSQLAADEAVPYIAVTTNLAGAAGGVSATAVSWIKDGKPDLSMIINGVLAGLVAITAGCDGFSYAGSVLIGLIAGVIVVYSVSFFDNVLKIDDPVGATSVHLTNGIWGTIAVGLFNMDAGLFYGAGPNQLIAQILGILTIGGFTVALSSIFWLALKATVGIRVHPEQEFQGLDISEHGMEAYSGFLKESGALGGGMADALSSSSQEH; via the coding sequence ATGAACCAAATGCGCCGGTTATTCGGTCGCAACGTACTCGGTTGGATGGCTTGTATTCCCATCGCTGCAATCATCGTCGCGATTTGGGGGGTTGCAGCCCAGGCACAAGAAGCTGGTGTCGAACCCGGCTCGCCCGAATATATCCAAGGGGTTCTTAATGCCATCTGGATTTTAGTCGCTGCCGTCCTCGTGATCTTCATGAATGCGGGCTTCGGCATGTTAGAAACCGGCTTTTGCCGGCAGAAAAATGCCGTTAACATCTTGGCGAAAAACTTGATCGTTTTTGCGATCGCCACCCTAATCTACTGGGCATTCGGTTTCTCCTTGATGTTCGGACAAGGCAATGGCTTCATCGGCGGTGGTGGCTGGTTCCTCAGCAGTACCGATCCTGCCACCTACGGCCTCGATCCATTCCCCGCTGGGTTGCCAATTAGCATTTTCTTCCTCTTCCAAGCTGCCTTTGCGGCAACCGCAGCCACCATCGTCTCCGGAGCCGTCGCCGAACGGATCGAGTTCCTCGCGTTCATCATCTTCTCCGTTCTTCTGATCGGTATTAGCTATCCCATCTCCGCCCATTGGGTCTGGGGTGGCGGCATGTTAAGCGAAATTGGTTTCCTCGGCGGAACCGGTTTCTACGACTTCGCCGGTTCGACTGTCGTTCACTCTGTCGGCGGCTGGGCAGCCCTGATGGGAGCCTATTTCCTCGGATCTCGCTTGGGTAAATATGAAGACGGGCAAGCTCGTGCCATTCCCGGCCACAACATGAGCATCGCCACTCTTGGATGCCTCATCCTCTGGCTGGGCTGGTTCGGATTTAACCCCGGCTCCCAATTAGCAGCAGATGAAGCCGTTCCTTATATCGCGGTAACCACAAACTTAGCCGGAGCCGCCGGTGGTGTTTCAGCAACAGCCGTCTCTTGGATCAAAGATGGAAAACCCGACCTCTCGATGATTATCAACGGAGTTCTTGCCGGTCTCGTTGCCATTACGGCAGGTTGCGATGGATTTTCTTATGCCGGCTCAGTCCTAATTGGTTTGATTGCTGGAGTTATCGTAGTTTATTCCGTTAGCTTCTTCGATAACGTCCTCAAAATTGACGACCCCGTTGGAGCAACCTCCGTTCACTTAACCAACGGAATTTGGGGAACCATAGCAGTTGGCTTATTCAACATGGATGCTGGCTTGTTCTACGGCGCTGGTCCCAACCAACTGATTGCCCAAATTTTGGGAATTCTGACTATTGGTGGGTTTACAGTCGCACTCAGCAGCATCTTCTGGCTGGCTCTGAAAGCGACGGTCGGTATCCGCGTCCATCCAGAGCAGGAGTTCCAAGGTTTGGATATTTCCGAACATGGCATGGAAGCCTACAGTGGATTTCTGAAAGAATCTGGTGCTTTGGGTGGAGGAATGGCAGATGCACTCAGCTCTAGCAGTCAGGAACATTAA
- the nagA gene encoding N-acetylglucosamine-6-phosphate deacetylase, which yields MTADFDIINARVPGYDGLQVLAVRDGKIERICAVGGANGDRPLSSESVLDVNGDWISLGGADLQINGALGLAFPEITTADLENFDRICQFLWQEGVDFFLPTLVTTSIENIHRSLEIFADFTPSEPSARPLGVHLEGPCLNPEKRGAHPQEYLRPLQLADMKEILGEFASVVKVITLAPELDPTGDVIPYLRSRGITVSLGHSQATLAQANVAFEQGATMVTHAFNAMPGLHHRTPGLLGAATVNSRVYCGLIADGIHVCPTMVDIFLRSNFERTFLVSDALAPLGLPDGLYPWDDRQIEVTEGTARLLDGTLSGTTLSLLAGVQNLVQWGICDLGKAIALATEHPRQALGLSGIAVDRPANLLRWSEDRSTRTVTWRRIGNDSG from the coding sequence ATGACAGCGGATTTCGATATTATTAATGCTAGAGTTCCTGGGTATGATGGGCTGCAAGTGCTAGCCGTGCGGGACGGGAAGATCGAGCGGATTTGTGCTGTTGGAGGGGCAAATGGCGATCGCCCACTCTCTTCTGAATCCGTCCTTGATGTTAATGGGGATTGGATTTCATTAGGCGGAGCAGACCTACAAATTAATGGTGCATTAGGATTAGCTTTTCCCGAAATTACCACAGCCGATCTCGAAAACTTCGATCGCATTTGCCAATTTTTGTGGCAAGAAGGAGTAGACTTCTTTCTACCAACTCTAGTGACAACGTCCATCGAAAACATTCACCGATCCTTAGAAATTTTTGCCGACTTTACCCCCTCAGAACCTAGTGCTCGACCTTTGGGAGTGCATTTAGAAGGGCCCTGTCTCAACCCGGAAAAACGAGGCGCGCACCCCCAAGAATATTTGCGTCCCTTACAGTTAGCAGATATGAAGGAAATATTGGGAGAGTTTGCGTCTGTGGTGAAAGTCATTACCTTAGCTCCAGAACTCGACCCCACTGGAGATGTAATTCCCTATTTGCGATCGCGAGGAATAACAGTCAGTTTGGGTCATTCGCAAGCGACATTAGCACAAGCCAATGTTGCCTTCGAGCAAGGCGCAACTATGGTGACTCATGCGTTTAATGCGATGCCCGGTTTGCATCACCGCACGCCCGGTTTATTGGGTGCTGCTACGGTCAACTCTCGGGTATATTGCGGGCTAATTGCCGATGGAATTCATGTCTGTCCGACAATGGTGGATATTTTCTTGCGCTCTAATTTTGAACGCACCTTTCTAGTTAGCGACGCTCTCGCTCCTTTAGGATTACCCGACGGTCTTTATCCGTGGGACGATCGCCAAATTGAAGTCACAGAAGGAACGGCGCGCTTATTAGATGGGACTCTCTCCGGAACTACTTTATCTTTGTTAGCTGGAGTACAGAACTTAGTTCAATGGGGAATTTGCGACTTAGGAAAGGCGATCGCATTAGCCACAGAACACCCGCGCCAGGCTTTAGGACTGTCCGGAATTGCAGTCGATCGACCGGCAAATTTATTGCGCTGGTCTGAAGATCGGTCAACTCGAACGGTCACTTGGAGGCGAATCGGCAACGATTCGGGCTAA
- the purE gene encoding 5-(carboxyamino)imidazole ribonucleotide mutase codes for MSEPVIGIIMGSDSDLPTMQAAIAICEDFQVPKEVAIVSAHRTPERMVTYAKTAHQRGLKVIIAGAGGAAHLPGMVAALTPLPVIGVPVSSRQLQGLDSLYSIVQMPRGIPVATVAIGNAQNAGLLAIQILAACDRALLEKVQAYRQTLTESVMAKQSQLNRLGYQQYLENM; via the coding sequence ATGTCCGAACCTGTTATTGGAATTATTATGGGCAGTGACTCCGATCTGCCCACCATGCAAGCTGCGATCGCCATTTGTGAAGATTTCCAAGTCCCCAAAGAAGTCGCGATTGTTTCCGCCCATCGAACTCCCGAACGCATGGTAACCTATGCCAAAACTGCCCATCAGCGCGGCTTAAAGGTCATTATTGCCGGAGCTGGCGGAGCGGCTCATCTTCCCGGTATGGTTGCAGCATTAACCCCTCTTCCTGTCATTGGCGTACCGGTGTCATCGCGACAGCTACAAGGATTGGACTCTTTGTATTCAATCGTACAAATGCCCAGAGGAATTCCCGTAGCCACCGTGGCCATCGGCAATGCCCAAAATGCCGGGCTTCTAGCTATTCAAATTCTGGCAGCTTGCGATCGCGCTCTCCTCGAAAAAGTGCAAGCCTATCGCCAAACTCTTACCGAGTCAGTTATGGCTAAACAAAGCCAACTGAATCGCCTGGGTTACCAGCAGTACTTAGAAAACATGTAA
- a CDS encoding GDSL-type esterase/lipase family protein — translation MFSRRKRIPIWAGLSLSANLLLGLLSLQGQGQIGVETIASSPIESRASEGRALSNSDSQPNLSTTDPRETLPGPGQAHALPVKAPLKAPPDLPKVTGPKVNSDRHLTYQEWVELLGREAQLMAQKQPDNLAILAGDSISLWFPPALLPHESTWLNQGISGETSLGLYRRLPLLDRTKPQQIFILIGINDLLKGISDREVLENHRKIIQDLKQYHPQAQIVVQSILPHQSKDATWEGREKLLAVPNLRIRQLNQDIETLARQQNVHFLDLYPLFTTADGTMRPDLTTDGLHLNHQGYLIWSSAMQLFSQIQLASQP, via the coding sequence GTGTTCAGCCGCAGAAAACGAATTCCAATTTGGGCGGGATTATCTCTATCCGCTAATCTACTATTAGGTTTGCTCTCGCTCCAAGGACAAGGACAGATCGGTGTCGAGACGATCGCTTCTAGCCCCATCGAGTCTCGGGCCTCCGAAGGGAGAGCGCTCTCCAACAGCGACTCTCAGCCTAATCTATCCACAACAGATCCTCGGGAAACCCTCCCCGGCCCCGGCCAGGCTCATGCTCTACCGGTGAAAGCGCCGCTCAAAGCACCTCCAGATTTGCCCAAAGTTACCGGGCCGAAAGTGAATAGCGATCGCCATTTAACCTATCAAGAATGGGTGGAACTCTTGGGACGCGAAGCCCAACTCATGGCGCAAAAACAGCCCGACAACTTAGCCATCCTCGCCGGAGATTCCATTAGCTTGTGGTTTCCTCCCGCCTTGCTTCCCCACGAGAGTACCTGGCTCAATCAGGGGATTTCTGGGGAAACCTCCCTCGGACTCTATCGCCGCTTGCCCTTACTCGATCGCACTAAGCCGCAACAAATCTTTATTTTAATCGGCATTAACGATCTACTCAAAGGAATTAGCGATCGCGAAGTCCTGGAAAACCATCGCAAAATTATTCAAGACTTAAAGCAATACCATCCGCAAGCGCAAATCGTGGTGCAGTCGATTTTGCCCCACCAAAGCAAAGATGCCACGTGGGAAGGTCGCGAAAAATTGTTAGCCGTCCCCAACCTCCGCATTCGCCAACTCAATCAAGACATTGAAACCCTCGCTCGCCAGCAAAACGTCCATTTCCTCGACCTCTATCCTCTCTTTACCACTGCTGACGGAACCATGCGACCGGACTTAACCACGGACGGACTCCATCTCAATCATCAAGGATACTTAATTTGGAGTAGCGCCATGCAACTGTTTTCGCAGATACAACTAGCCTCCCAGCCTTAA
- a CDS encoding ABC transporter substrate-binding protein, producing MKFKVWFVLWVFFGVGITLSSCTGEIKNSSQPKPAIDSSGNTELPLAESRKKSLTIWWEQAYTPGENEAIHNLVAEWEKQSGIKTILELRPGALDLQVLNAIERGNPPDLVGPIFVALVDPIWEGKLTDVSDVVMPIRDRFNPTALDLAQTVDPETDRRVFYGLPIGMFSYHIHYWQPYLDRLGLQQSDIPEDWHEFWEFWEEIRDRLQQDGDEIITSFCIPLSTISIEGFDIFLLFLQGNNVNIIDKNSRFVLDRHNNRQGLINTLFQLSGLYREGLIPPDAFEWGTSENNTQFLNRRCLLTINATLSIPTTQKLPLTAYTQPEYHRYHKEIVTLPRLPNTADGSILKASMGAHLAIVPHNASNPEAARQFLTYLSQHKTLQQWTEQASGRFFPAMPELLQTPFWQDRQDPHLSAIQTLLRKDVQPFLPAVHPAYEQVRVAGIFSDALTEVVSGDRSPEEAADRAIARVQAIVEQHKS from the coding sequence ATGAAATTTAAGGTATGGTTTGTTCTCTGGGTGTTTTTTGGAGTTGGGATAACCCTATCGAGCTGTACTGGAGAAATAAAAAACTCTTCCCAACCCAAACCAGCGATCGATAGTTCTGGCAATACCGAATTACCATTAGCAGAATCTAGGAAAAAATCCCTAACTATTTGGTGGGAGCAGGCCTATACCCCTGGGGAAAATGAAGCCATTCACAACCTAGTGGCAGAGTGGGAAAAACAGTCGGGAATTAAAACCATATTAGAATTAAGACCGGGTGCCTTAGATCTTCAAGTTCTCAATGCTATTGAGCGGGGCAATCCTCCCGATTTGGTCGGTCCTATTTTTGTTGCTTTAGTCGATCCGATTTGGGAGGGAAAATTAACCGATGTTTCGGATGTTGTTATGCCGATTCGCGATCGCTTTAATCCCACAGCATTAGATTTAGCCCAAACTGTCGATCCTGAGACCGATCGCCGCGTTTTTTACGGCCTGCCCATTGGAATGTTTTCTTATCACATTCACTATTGGCAACCTTATCTCGATCGTCTGGGATTGCAACAGAGCGATATTCCGGAAGATTGGCACGAGTTTTGGGAATTTTGGGAAGAAATTCGCGATCGCCTGCAACAAGATGGAGATGAGATAATTACCAGTTTTTGTATCCCTTTATCTACAATTTCAATTGAAGGATTCGATATTTTTCTGTTATTCTTACAAGGAAATAATGTTAATATTATAGACAAAAATAGTCGCTTTGTTTTAGATCGCCACAACAACCGACAAGGATTAATTAATACCCTATTCCAACTGTCCGGACTTTATCGAGAAGGCTTAATTCCTCCAGATGCATTTGAGTGGGGAACGTCAGAAAATAATACGCAATTTCTCAATCGCAGGTGCTTGTTAACAATTAATGCAACTCTCTCCATTCCCACAACGCAAAAACTTCCTCTAACTGCCTATACCCAACCAGAATATCATCGCTACCACAAGGAAATAGTTACTCTACCTCGATTGCCCAATACAGCAGATGGAAGCATATTGAAAGCCTCAATGGGCGCTCATTTGGCAATCGTTCCCCACAATGCCTCTAATCCAGAAGCAGCCCGACAATTTCTTACCTATTTATCCCAACACAAAACGCTACAACAATGGACCGAACAAGCGAGCGGACGTTTTTTTCCGGCAATGCCAGAACTGCTACAAACTCCTTTTTGGCAAGATAGACAAGATCCGCACTTATCCGCCATTCAAACTCTATTGCGCAAAGATGTTCAACCCTTTCTTCCAGCCGTTCATCCTGCTTACGAACAGGTACGAGTGGCAGGGATCTTTAGCGATGCATTAACGGAAGTCGTCAGTGGCGATCGCTCTCCAGAAGAAGCTGCCGATCGCGCGATCGCTCGCGTTCAAGCCATTGTCGAGCAGCATAAAAGTTAA